In Methermicoccus shengliensis DSM 18856, a single genomic region encodes these proteins:
- a CDS encoding SAM hydrolase/SAM-dependent halogenase family protein, whose translation MITLTTDFGTLYPAALKGAILALSPNAKIVDVSHEVPRGNVVAGALFLRCASVWFPDAIHVCVLGSEVRGRSRMLVVRTKRGTLVGPDSGVLCPAAEVLGGGELFELDGTQLWERAQWEMGSGVEYAVAAAMLENGVSPSEMGMPTQSIVELTLEHVHLSGEEVHTKVLYVDGFGNLVLAIPNSAALPSGRGTVRGHPFLLTDSYEQGRLVLYRGTLGFFELALGGGSASHLLGVREGDELVLELSEESGASW comes from the coding sequence ATGATAACCCTCACCACTGACTTTGGTACGCTGTATCCCGCAGCGCTGAAGGGTGCCATCCTCGCCTTGAGTCCGAATGCCAAGATAGTGGACGTGAGCCACGAGGTGCCGCGGGGCAACGTGGTCGCTGGAGCTCTATTCTTAAGATGTGCAAGCGTGTGGTTTCCCGATGCCATCCATGTGTGCGTGCTGGGCTCAGAGGTGAGGGGTCGTTCGAGAATGCTCGTCGTGCGCACGAAAAGGGGCACGCTCGTGGGTCCAGACAGCGGGGTGCTATGCCCTGCGGCAGAGGTGCTGGGAGGGGGCGAGCTCTTTGAGCTGGACGGGACACAGCTGTGGGAGAGGGCTCAGTGGGAGATGGGCTCTGGTGTGGAGTATGCGGTGGCTGCGGCAATGCTCGAAAATGGCGTGAGTCCCTCAGAGATGGGCATGCCCACTCAGAGCATCGTGGAGCTCACACTCGAGCACGTGCACCTCAGCGGAGAGGAGGTGCACACGAAGGTGCTCTATGTGGATGGGTTTGGTAATCTCGTGCTCGCCATTCCGAACTCTGCAGCCCTTCCCAGTGGAAGAGGCACTGTGAGGGGGCATCCTTTCCTTCTCACGGACTCGTATGAACAAGGACGGCTCGTGCTGTATAGGGGGACCCTCGGCTTTTTTGAGCTTGCCCTTGGTGGGGGCAGTGCCTCGCATCTCCTGGGTGTGAGGGAAGGAGATGAGCTCGTCCTCGAACTCAGTGAAGAAAGTGGCGCATCTTGGTAA
- a CDS encoding LysE family translocator, with protein MHAIEALVVGFTLGLTGAMAPGPMLFATIEHSIKEGWRAGPKVVMGHATLEMGIFVLIVYGVYSVVHQWIAEIGLLGGVALCLFGALTIKSAFGTFSLRSGVFSSPYAAGMLTSASNPYFWVWWLTVGLALILLGLPSILAALTFMAGHLLSDLAWYAGVAMLFSRTRRFISDGVYRAILGACGIFLVGFGLWFIYSSRLYV; from the coding sequence ATGCATGCGATAGAGGCGCTGGTAGTGGGGTTCACACTTGGACTCACGGGTGCAATGGCCCCTGGTCCCATGCTGTTTGCGACAATCGAGCACTCCATAAAGGAGGGGTGGCGGGCAGGTCCGAAGGTGGTGATGGGGCATGCCACCCTCGAAATGGGAATATTTGTCCTCATCGTGTATGGAGTGTACTCGGTGGTGCATCAGTGGATTGCCGAGATAGGGCTGCTTGGTGGAGTGGCGCTGTGCCTTTTCGGGGCTCTGACAATAAAAAGTGCCTTTGGCACCTTCTCTCTGAGGAGTGGTGTGTTCAGCAGCCCCTATGCTGCGGGCATGTTGACCTCGGCATCCAACCCGTATTTCTGGGTATGGTGGCTTACCGTGGGGCTCGCCCTCATACTGCTCGGGCTTCCAAGCATCCTTGCAGCCCTCACCTTCATGGCAGGCCACCTGCTCTCTGACCTTGCGTGGTATGCTGGCGTGGCGATGTTGTTCTCGAGGACGAGGCGGTTCATCTCTGATGGCGTGTACCGCGCGATACTCGGGGCGTGCGGCATCTTCCTTGTGGGCTTTGGGCTCTGGTTCATATACTCATCGAGGCTGTATGTATGA
- a CDS encoding transcription initiation factor IIB — MAGSEIEKERPSEVEKEKVVEKVAEAPERERVEETVACPECGSRVLVRDYERAELVCERCGLVVDSNFMDEGPEWRAFDHDQRMKRSRVGAPMTFTIHDKGLSTMIDWRNRDAYGKSISSKNRAQLYRLRKWQRRIRVSNATERNLAFALSEMDRMASALGLPRNVRETAAVIYRKAVDKNLIRGRSIEGVAAAALYAACRQCSVPRTLDEIAEVSRVSRKEIGRTYRFVSRELGLKLLPTSPIDYVPRFCSGLGLSGEVQARAIEILRQAGEKELTSGRGPTGVAAAAIYISSIQCNDRKTQREVAEVAGVTEVTIRNRYKELAEHLGIDIIL; from the coding sequence ATGGCAGGAAGTGAGATTGAGAAGGAAAGGCCATCAGAGGTGGAAAAGGAAAAAGTAGTGGAGAAGGTAGCGGAGGCTCCCGAGAGGGAGAGGGTAGAGGAGACGGTGGCATGCCCGGAGTGCGGGAGCCGTGTCCTTGTGAGGGACTATGAGCGGGCGGAGCTCGTGTGCGAGAGGTGTGGCCTCGTTGTTGACTCCAACTTCATGGACGAGGGTCCAGAGTGGAGGGCGTTTGACCATGACCAGAGGATGAAGCGCTCGAGGGTGGGGGCGCCCATGACGTTCACAATTCACGACAAGGGCCTCTCAACGATGATAGACTGGAGGAACAGAGATGCATATGGCAAGTCCATATCCTCCAAGAACAGAGCCCAGCTGTACAGGCTGAGAAAGTGGCAGCGAAGGATAAGGGTGAGCAATGCCACTGAGAGAAACCTGGCGTTTGCGCTCTCGGAGATGGACAGGATGGCATCTGCCCTCGGGCTTCCGAGAAATGTGAGGGAGACGGCTGCCGTGATATACCGAAAGGCAGTGGACAAAAACCTGATTCGTGGAAGAAGCATCGAGGGGGTGGCTGCCGCAGCGCTGTATGCGGCGTGCAGGCAGTGCAGTGTGCCCAGAACCCTCGATGAGATTGCGGAGGTGTCGAGGGTCTCCAGAAAGGAGATTGGGAGGACATACCGCTTTGTCTCAAGAGAGCTCGGGCTCAAGCTCTTACCCACATCTCCAATAGATTACGTGCCGAGGTTCTGCTCTGGGCTGGGTCTGAGCGGTGAGGTGCAGGCAAGGGCAATCGAGATTCTAAGGCAGGCTGGTGAAAAGGAGCTCACGAGCGGGAGGGGGCCCACGGGGGTGGCCGCTGCCGCCATCTACATAAGCTCAATACAGTGCAATGACCGCAAGACCCAGCGTGAGGTTGCGGAAGTTGCTGGCGTTACCGAGGTCACGATACGCAATCGATACAAGGAGCTTGCCGAGCACCTCGGAATAGATATCATACTGTGA
- a CDS encoding H/ACA ribonucleoprotein complex subunit GAR1, which yields MRRLGTVLHLSAQGKLILKIEAFDASRTKLGSPVYTKTNRKIGWLHDVMGPVRSPYAAVRVQRGVRAESLVGQRLYTR from the coding sequence ATGAGGAGATTGGGAACGGTGCTACACCTCTCTGCCCAGGGGAAGCTCATCCTCAAGATTGAGGCATTCGACGCCAGTCGCACTAAGCTGGGCTCTCCAGTGTATACCAAGACCAACAGGAAGATAGGCTGGTTGCACGATGTGATGGGCCCTGTGCGCAGCCCCTATGCTGCGGTGAGGGTGCAGAGGGGTGTGAGGGCTGAGAGCCTCGTGGGTCAGAGGCTCTACACTCGTTAG
- a CDS encoding class I SAM-dependent methyltransferase: MRDLMDVLAHLSPEERRLLPRRWQIVGDIMVVKLKEPLLSRRREIAKALLELHPMCRCVVLDFGIEGQLRTPKREVVYPEGASSYTVHRENGVLYPMDVCRVMFSKGNQFERMRMASVGHDEVVVDMFAGIGYFTLPCAVWASPRRVYAMELNPVAHSYLCEGITLNRVEDRVVPMLGSCLELEPPEPADRVIMGLIGDFSVVGHPVGYLRRAIGLLDGSGIIHYHESVPSVLSPQRPFEHIERAAALEGVSSEVMGMRRVKKFSPGVEHVVVDVKIF; encoded by the coding sequence ATGAGGGACTTGATGGATGTACTCGCCCACCTTAGCCCAGAGGAAAGACGGCTCCTTCCGAGGCGGTGGCAGATAGTGGGCGACATCATGGTGGTGAAGCTAAAGGAGCCCCTGCTCTCCCGAAGACGGGAGATAGCCAAGGCCCTGCTCGAGCTGCATCCCATGTGCAGGTGTGTGGTGCTGGACTTTGGCATCGAGGGGCAGCTCAGAACACCGAAACGGGAGGTTGTGTATCCGGAGGGGGCATCCTCGTACACGGTGCACAGAGAAAACGGTGTGCTCTATCCCATGGATGTGTGCAGGGTGATGTTCTCCAAGGGCAACCAGTTCGAGCGCATGCGCATGGCGAGCGTTGGGCATGATGAGGTGGTGGTGGACATGTTCGCCGGCATAGGCTACTTCACGCTACCGTGTGCCGTGTGGGCATCGCCGAGGCGCGTGTATGCCATGGAGCTCAATCCGGTGGCGCACTCGTATCTGTGCGAGGGCATCACCCTAAATCGTGTGGAGGATAGGGTGGTGCCCATGCTGGGAAGCTGTCTCGAACTCGAGCCCCCAGAGCCTGCAGACAGGGTGATTATGGGGTTAATAGGTGATTTCTCGGTGGTGGGGCATCCCGTTGGGTACCTCAGGAGGGCCATCGGGCTGCTGGATGGCAGTGGAATCATCCACTATCATGAGAGTGTGCCCTCCGTACTCAGTCCCCAGCGGCCCTTTGAGCACATCGAGAGGGCGGCAGCTCTCGAGGGTGTGAGCTCTGAGGTCATGGGTATGAGAAGGGTGAAGAAGTTCTCCCCAGGCGTGGAGCACGTGGTAGTGGACGTAAAAATCTTTTGA
- a CDS encoding 2-amino-3,7-dideoxy-D-threo-hept-6-ulosonate synthase: protein MSEIGKRVRIERIINRDSGNTVIIPMDHGISEGPIKGLIDLPRMVDMVAEGGANAVLQQKGMVKHGYRGYGRDIGLIIHMSASTALSSDPNDKVQVCTVEEALKMGADAVSVHINIGATTEPRQLEILGHVAERCEFWGMPLLAMMYPRGKAISNPYDPEVVAHVARVGAELGADIVKTNYTGDADSFSKVVEGCPVPVVMAGGPKTETDEQFLRMVEGAMQAGARGVAVGRNVFQHDEPTKITRAICAIVHEGATVREALELLR from the coding sequence GTGAGTGAGATTGGAAAGAGAGTGAGGATAGAGAGAATCATAAACAGGGATAGTGGCAACACTGTGATAATACCCATGGACCACGGCATCTCGGAGGGTCCCATAAAGGGGCTTATAGACTTGCCGAGGATGGTGGACATGGTGGCAGAAGGGGGAGCCAATGCAGTGCTGCAGCAGAAGGGGATGGTCAAGCACGGGTATAGAGGCTATGGCAGGGACATAGGGCTCATAATACACATGAGTGCATCCACCGCCCTCTCCAGCGACCCAAACGACAAGGTGCAGGTGTGCACCGTGGAGGAGGCACTGAAGATGGGTGCTGATGCCGTCTCGGTGCACATCAACATAGGGGCTACCACCGAGCCAAGGCAGCTCGAGATACTGGGACACGTGGCAGAAAGATGCGAGTTCTGGGGCATGCCATTGCTTGCCATGATGTACCCGAGAGGGAAGGCAATATCCAACCCATACGATCCAGAGGTGGTGGCACACGTTGCCCGCGTGGGTGCTGAGCTTGGGGCAGACATCGTGAAAACCAACTACACCGGCGATGCGGACTCCTTCTCGAAGGTCGTGGAGGGCTGTCCCGTGCCAGTGGTGATGGCGGGGGGCCCCAAGACCGAGACGGATGAGCAGTTTTTGAGGATGGTGGAGGGAGCGATGCAGGCTGGAGCAAGGGGGGTTGCAGTGGGTAGAAACGTTTTCCAGCATGACGAGCCCACGAAAATCACGCGCGCGATATGCGCCATCGTTCACGAGGGAGCCACAGTGAGGGAGGCTCTCGAGCTGCTGAGATGA
- a CDS encoding thioredoxin family protein yields MEVRYMGKPVLYDFSASWCGPCRLQKPELERLKQRLGDAVDIRVVDVDENPELAARYGIRVVPTLIIEKDNEIMQVFQGVTRADILEDELRRLL; encoded by the coding sequence ATGGAGGTACGGTATATGGGAAAACCTGTGCTTTATGATTTTTCGGCTTCATGGTGTGGTCCATGCAGGCTTCAGAAGCCCGAGCTTGAGAGGCTAAAGCAGAGGCTGGGAGATGCGGTGGACATAAGGGTAGTGGATGTTGACGAGAATCCAGAGCTGGCGGCAAGGTATGGGATAAGGGTGGTGCCCACCCTCATCATAGAGAAGGACAACGAAATCATGCAGGTTTTTCAGGGCGTTACGAGGGCAGACATACTGGAAGATGAGCTGAGAAGGCTGTTGTAG